A window of the Pueribacillus theae genome harbors these coding sequences:
- a CDS encoding fluoride efflux transporter FluC, protein MIMDYLLVAIGGCFGAIARFQVTNTLTKNFKGTFPHATLFINLLGSYVLGLLVGFQISSTVNLLIGIGFLGAFTTFSTMKLELLNLLNEGNWVYFTNYFILTYLFGIALAYAGFMSASLIHDLFSHFSFVHFMLK, encoded by the coding sequence ATGATAATGGATTATTTGCTCGTTGCGATTGGCGGCTGTTTTGGAGCGATTGCCCGTTTCCAAGTTACGAACACTTTAACAAAAAATTTTAAAGGGACGTTCCCGCATGCTACGTTGTTCATTAATTTGCTTGGTTCTTATGTACTTGGGCTTCTCGTCGGCTTTCAAATCTCGTCAACTGTCAATCTCTTAATCGGCATAGGTTTTCTAGGTGCTTTTACAACGTTTTCAACGATGAAGCTCGAATTGCTAAATTTGCTAAATGAAGGAAACTGGGTATATTTCACAAACTATTTTATTCTTACTTATCTTTTTGGGATCGCTCTTGCTTACGCAGGTTTTATGAGCGCTTCATTAATACATGATTTATTTTCACACTTTTCATTTGT